The window AAGGTGCACAACTGACTGGTGATAACTTTATCCAACATGTTTACACCGCTGTTCACGGTACTGCAGCTACGGCGGCTCAGCTGGCGCTTTACAGTGCTTTGGGGACTGATAAATCGGTTATTACCCAGGCCATCATTAATGACCTGCGGACTTCAACGACTACTGACGCGGTTACTGTCACTCAGCAGCACGCATTTGAGTTTGATATCGGTACCAGCCTGTTGTACAAAGCCGCGGCTAGCCTGACGACTACAGCCGCCGGCGGTAACGCAACCGGTACCGTCAACACCGGCACGTCGCATCAAATCAGCAACGCCGAAACAGCGGTACTGACGAATGTCCAACTGAACGCCAATGCCGCCAGCACCGTGAACCTGAAGTTCGCCGACCATCTGGCGAATCTGACCATTAACGGCACCAGCGCAGCAACGGTCAACCTGTCTGACAACGGCGTTAATCCAGGCGTAGATATCACCGTCAATAACGGCAACGTCATCTTGAATGCCAGTTCGGGTGCGGATGACGTAGTCGTCACATCGGCGGCAAACATTGCGGCCGGCACGGCGCAGTTTAACCTTGGCGCCGGCAACGACAGCCTGCACTGGGCAGGGAACGGGGTTTCGGGCGGTGCGAACAGCGTGGCCAACACGGTTAAGGCTGACGGCGGCGCGGGTACGGACTCCATCTCCGCCAACTTCATTACCAAAACTGTGGTGACCAACCAGAACGCCCTGGGCGTTCGCACCAGCACAGTGACCAGCAACGCCAATAACTTCTCGAATTTCGAGAAGATCGACCTGACCGGCTATATCGGCAAGTCCGTTGGTACGCTGATTACGACACCGCTGATTGGTTCTCCGACCACCACCAGCGTGACCACGCCAACCAACACCTTTGACTTTGGGCTGACCAACGGTACATCTACGGTTGAAGGCACTACCGGCGGCACGGTTACGCAGAACGCGGCGGCCACTAATCTGGGCACGCAAGGATTTGTGATCTCCGGTCTGGCTAACGTCAACGTCATCAACGCCGCCGGCGGCAACGCCGCGCAGCTGGAAGTGAAAGGGGACGCGACCTCCGCCAGTACGCTGAATTTCACCTTCGTGCAGAACGCCACCGATCACTTCAACATCAACTTCGATGCGGTGAGTTCTGCCAATGTGAATGCAGGCGCCATCACCCTGAACAGCAGCAGCAGCGCCCTGTTGGGTACCGCGCTGAGCACGGTGAACGTGGCCTCAGGCGGTACTGGCAGCTTTGATAACATTCTGTCATTGGCCGGCACTAATGCGCAGGTTCAGACCATCAACGTGACCGGTGATCACGCGCTGGATCTGACCCTGGGCAGCGGTTTCAGCAACGTGCGTGATATCAATGCGTCCACCAATACCGCTGGTCTGAATCTCGACTCCAGCCATGGCGGTACCGGTGACGGTATCATCGTTCAGTTGCTGAACATTCTGCCGCTGAGCGTCATTACCACCAACCTGTTGGCGCCAGTGTTGACGGCGTTAGGTCTGAACGGTTACCAAATGACCGTGGAAGGTTCCAGTGCTGCCGATACCCTGGGCGTGATTGGCAACACCACGCTGACCGGTGGCGCAGGTGCCAACATCTATGACATCAAGGCGAGTAACACCCAGGCGGGTGTGACCATCAAGGACTTTAGCAGCCTTAAAGACAAGATTGTCGATGTTAACCATGGCGGCCTGACTATCTCCAATGACGCCACCGGCACGGCGGTCGCGGACTACGGCACACGTTCCGCAGACACACTGGATGCGCTGTTGGGGACGCTGGTGGGCGGTTTGACCAACGGCGTTATCGGCCTGCTGGGCGGCATTCTCGGTCTGGACAGCAGCAACTCGCTGACGTCGAAAGTGGGTGTGGCATCCGTAGTATTCAGCGGTGGCGGTAATACTGCCAGCTCTTATGTGATTATCGACAACAACGATAACCATGCGCTGGATCTCAACGATACCGTGGTATACCTGACCGGGCAGAACCACCAGCAATTGGTGGATACGCTGCACTACGCGTAAGTAGGGGTTCCAGTGGGAAATAATTCCCATTGAAACTGTTAGCCAATAAATAATACGGGGTGTGTGAACACCCCGTATTCTTTGAATTTTGTGAACCACGTCATTATCTCTGGTTTATTCCCTTTCGTACTAAACTCGCTTTGCCCTGCCTACTATTTACCCTGCTGTTTTCATTCGTTTTTTTCTGTGGTTCGTGAGGCGTTTTTTTTTGCTTACGGCCTTGCTGATATCCGCTTTCTCTACCTATAGTTAGAAAAAGTATCTGCAGTCTCGAGCATGTCTGGGGTGGGGGTTCTTTAGGATTTATTTTATTTTTTCCCTTTTTAGGATTTTCCTTATAAGAGTCCAATGCGGATTTTGACTGACAGTGCACATGATGTAAGGGCAGAAAGTGAATCAATTTATACCGCGCAATGAAATTGCGGATGTTATACGGACTCGCAGTAAGGTTTTTTGGACCGTTGGCATATTTACCGCATTTATTAATTTATTAATGCTAGTTCCTTCTATCTATATGCTCCAGGTTTACGACCGGGTGCTTCCTTCGCGTAATGAAATCACGCTGTTGATGCTGACGCTGATCATGTTGGGCATGTTCGGCATGATGTCGCTGTTGGAATACGTGCGCAGCATGGTGGTGATCCGTATCGGCAGTCAGCTGGATATGCGTCTCAACACACGAGTCTACACTGCGGCCTACGAGGCGAATCTGAAAAACGGTTCTTCCGACGCCGGCCAGATGCTGAGTGACTTGACCAATCTGCGCCAATTCCTCACCGGCAGCGCGCTGTTCGCCTTCTTTGATGCGCCGTGGTTTCCGATCTATCTGTTGGTGATATTCCTGTTTAATCCTTGGTTGGGGCTTTTCGCCCTGGTCGGTGCACTGTTGCTGATCGCATTGGCGGTGATCAACGAAATGGTGTCGAAAAAGCCGCTGGCGGAGGCCAGCAAGCTGTCGATTATGTCCGGTACGCTGGCCAGCACCAATCTGCGAAATGCCGAAGTGATCGAGGCTTTGGGGATGTTGCCTAACCTGAAACGCCGGTGGTTCGGTCTCCACCAGCGGTTTTTGAACAGTCAGCGCATCGCCAGCGAACGGGCATCGCGGGTCACATCGATCACCAAGTTTGTGCGCATGTCGCTGCAATCGCTGGTGCTGGGGCTGGGGGGCTGGCTGGCGATCGATGGGCACATCACGCCCGGTATGATGATCGCCGGCTCCATTCTGATGGGGCGAACGCTGGCGCCGATTGAGCAGGTTATTAACGTCTGGAAGAGCTACAGCGCGGCAAAGCTTTCTTATGGCCGGTTGGTCAAGCTGCTGGAAACGCACCCGCAACGTGGCACCGGTATGTCCTTGCCGCGTCCGGAAGGGGTACTCGCTGTAGAAGGCGTCACCGCCACGCCGCCGGGCTCCAAAGGCGATGCGGTATTGCATAACGTGACTTTTGCCATCCAGCCCGGTGACGTGCTGGGGATCATTGGCCCGAGCGCGTCGGGGAAATCGACGCTGGCGCGTTTGCTGGTCGGCATTTGGCCGGTCAGTGAAGGGATTGTTCGGTTGGATAATGCCGACATCTATCAATGGAACAAGGATGAATTGGGGCCGTATATCGGCTATCTGCCGCAGGACATTGAGCTGTTTGCCGGGACTATCGCCGAGAATATCGCTCGCTTTAACGATATCGATTCAGAGAAAGTCATTGAAGCCGCTAAGCTGGCCGGTGTGCACGAACTGATCCTGCGTTTCCCTAACGGCTACGATTCGGTGCTCGGCAACGGTGGCGCTGGGTTGTCCGGTGGACAGAAACAGCGTATCGGCCTGGCGCGCGCATTGTACGGCGACCCTTCGCTGGTGGTATTGGATGAGCCTAACTCCAATCTGGATGATGCGGGCGAGAAAGCGTTGAACCAGGCCATTATGTTCCTCAAGCAACGTAATAAAACGGTGGTTCTGATTACCCATCGCACCAATTTGCTGTCGATGACCAGCAAGTTGTTACTGTTGGTGAATGGCAACGTCAACGCGTTCGGCCCGACTCAACAAGTGCTTCAGGCGTTGGCCAATGCGCAAAAAGCGCAGACGCAACAGCCTCAGCAAGCGGTGAGGGCGGTAAATTCTGAGCCGGATGAAGGCAACATCCCAAAAACGCAAATTAATTAAGCCGTGAATTGCCTGATGGCTTCATTGCCGTCCGCAGTGTAAAGGAGTTGGTATGTCGACGCATATTGGCGAGCCGCAAGACTCGTATATTGAAGAGATCCCGCAGGATGAACGGCGGTTTACCCGGATGGGCTGGCTGGTAGTGGGAATTGGTCTGTTCGGATTTTTGGCCTGGGCAGCGTTCGCGCCTCTGGATAAAGGGGTGGCATCACCGGGATCGGTAACCGTTTCCGGCAACCGCAAAACGGTGCAGGCCCCGGCCAGCGGCATCATCAAGAATATCGCGGTGAAAGACGGCGACAAGGTGAAAGCCGGTGAGGTTCTGGTGCAATTGAGCCAGGTGCAGGCGCAGGCTCAGGTTGATTCGCTGCGCGATCAGTACTACACCACGCTGGCCACCGAAGGGCGTTTACTGGCTGAACGCGATGGTCTGAGCAAGGTCACTTTTTCCCCTGTTTTCACCCAGGTTAAGGATCAGCCGCGCGTGGCCGAAATCATCGCGTTGCAAACGCAGCTGTTCGCCTCTCGCCGCCAGGGGCTGCAAAGTGAAATTGACGGTTATAAGCAGTCGATGGATGGGATCCGCTTCCAGTTGAAAGGCCTGCAGGATTCGCGCGCCAACAAGCAGATCCAACTTTCCAGCCTGCGTGAGCAGATGAACAGCATGAAGCAACTGGCGGCGGACGGTTATTTGCCGCGCAATCGTTATCTGGAAGTCCAGCGCCAGTTCGCTGAGGTGAACAGCAGCATCGATGAAACCATCGGGCGGATTGGTCAATTGCAAAAGCAGCTGCAGGAATCTCAGCAGCGCATCGATCAACGCTTCGCCGACTATCAGCGCGAGGTCAGGACGCAACTGGCGCAAACCCAAATGGACGCCAGCGAGTTCCGCAACAAGCTGCAAATGGCCGACTTCGATCTGGGCAACACCGCCATCATCTCACCGGTGGATGGCACCGTGGTCGGATTGAATATTTTCACTCAGGGGGGCGTCGTGGGAGCGGGTGACCACCTGATGGACGTTGTGCCCAGCCAGGCGACGCTGGTGGTGGATTCTCGCCTGAAAGTCGATTTGATCGACAAGGTGTACAACGGGTTGCCGGTGGATCTGATGTTTACCGCCTTCAACCAAAACAAAACCCCGAAAATTCCGGGGACGGTCACGTTGGTTTCCGCCGACCGCCTGGTCGACAAATCCAATGGAGAACCTTACTACCAGATGCAGGTCACGGTCTCGCCGGAGGGCA of the Serratia marcescens subsp. marcescens ATCC 13880 genome contains:
- a CDS encoding HlyD family type I secretion periplasmic adaptor subunit, coding for MSTHIGEPQDSYIEEIPQDERRFTRMGWLVVGIGLFGFLAWAAFAPLDKGVASPGSVTVSGNRKTVQAPASGIIKNIAVKDGDKVKAGEVLVQLSQVQAQAQVDSLRDQYYTTLATEGRLLAERDGLSKVTFSPVFTQVKDQPRVAEIIALQTQLFASRRQGLQSEIDGYKQSMDGIRFQLKGLQDSRANKQIQLSSLREQMNSMKQLAADGYLPRNRYLEVQRQFAEVNSSIDETIGRIGQLQKQLQESQQRIDQRFADYQREVRTQLAQTQMDASEFRNKLQMADFDLGNTAIISPVDGTVVGLNIFTQGGVVGAGDHLMDVVPSQATLVVDSRLKVDLIDKVYNGLPVDLMFTAFNQNKTPKIPGTVTLVSADRLVDKSNGEPYYQMQVTVSPEGMKMLSGEDIKPGMPVEVFVKTGSRSLLSYLFKPILDRAHTSLTEE
- a CDS encoding beta strand repeat-containing protein; amino-acid sequence: MASLAFQKEAAAVMYAVLGQSAASSTYDSVGAQLETGSLSAGSYVTSLLTSSAGVALYAGKTDLDILQAVYTKAYGSAAPVATLQALLASSTLADSISTVVLNIINYHGFDSATTTSQLNFDSQINKILYPATSPAAAAGPGASDVQAIYHVLGLISQSSNVNLFGSLINSGTKTLVQVADKFVADRSYLTSLNNNDFLARVFAASYERAPSSTELSHYLGELTGGSSRGQIVAEIITALRGTVAPTDSVAQQHFNDATVIYAQGQIGGLAAQEQAAAVYLAVPERGIDAGALDNWSKYLSLSTTTYKGFISNLLTSDEFQRKGAQLTGDNFIQHVYTAVHGTAATAAQLALYSALGTDKSVITQAIINDLRTSTTTDAVTVTQQHAFEFDIGTSLLYKAAASLTTTAAGGNATGTVNTGTSHQISNAETAVLTNVQLNANAASTVNLKFADHLANLTINGTSAATVNLSDNGVNPGVDITVNNGNVILNASSGADDVVVTSAANIAAGTAQFNLGAGNDSLHWAGNGVSGGANSVANTVKADGGAGTDSISANFITKTVVTNQNALGVRTSTVTSNANNFSNFEKIDLTGYIGKSVGTLITTPLIGSPTTTSVTTPTNTFDFGLTNGTSTVEGTTGGTVTQNAAATNLGTQGFVISGLANVNVINAAGGNAAQLEVKGDATSASTLNFTFVQNATDHFNINFDAVSSANVNAGAITLNSSSSALLGTALSTVNVASGGTGSFDNILSLAGTNAQVQTINVTGDHALDLTLGSGFSNVRDINASTNTAGLNLDSSHGGTGDGIIVQLLNILPLSVITTNLLAPVLTALGLNGYQMTVEGSSAADTLGVIGNTTLTGGAGANIYDIKASNTQAGVTIKDFSSLKDKIVDVNHGGLTISNDATGTAVADYGTRSADTLDALLGTLVGGLTNGVIGLLGGILGLDSSNSLTSKVGVASVVFSGGGNTASSYVIIDNNDNHALDLNDTVVYLTGQNHQQLVDTLHYA
- a CDS encoding type I secretion system permease/ATPase, translated to MNQFIPRNEIADVIRTRSKVFWTVGIFTAFINLLMLVPSIYMLQVYDRVLPSRNEITLLMLTLIMLGMFGMMSLLEYVRSMVVIRIGSQLDMRLNTRVYTAAYEANLKNGSSDAGQMLSDLTNLRQFLTGSALFAFFDAPWFPIYLLVIFLFNPWLGLFALVGALLLIALAVINEMVSKKPLAEASKLSIMSGTLASTNLRNAEVIEALGMLPNLKRRWFGLHQRFLNSQRIASERASRVTSITKFVRMSLQSLVLGLGGWLAIDGHITPGMMIAGSILMGRTLAPIEQVINVWKSYSAAKLSYGRLVKLLETHPQRGTGMSLPRPEGVLAVEGVTATPPGSKGDAVLHNVTFAIQPGDVLGIIGPSASGKSTLARLLVGIWPVSEGIVRLDNADIYQWNKDELGPYIGYLPQDIELFAGTIAENIARFNDIDSEKVIEAAKLAGVHELILRFPNGYDSVLGNGGAGLSGGQKQRIGLARALYGDPSLVVLDEPNSNLDDAGEKALNQAIMFLKQRNKTVVLITHRTNLLSMTSKLLLLVNGNVNAFGPTQQVLQALANAQKAQTQQPQQAVRAVNSEPDEGNIPKTQIN